The following proteins are co-located in the Desulfoscipio sp. XC116 genome:
- a CDS encoding IS110 family transposase, translated as MKRTQNEKIMQIRIETLVVGIDIGKETHYARAFDYRGIELGKLLKFSNTAEGFKLLDRWMQDICKQQGKSEIIAGFEPTGHYWFSLGDHLKRQGHKLAIVNPFHVKRTKELDDNSPTKNDRKDPKTIAMLVKDGRYREVYIPDKIYQELREAVDERERLQKQLTAIHNRVVRWLDIRFPEFDGVFKKWTGKTALLTLRIYSTPAKVLEAGADKILATWRTVVKRSVGIKRAQALVKAATNSIGRTNGHVASEASLQNLLAEYELYCVQLERLEQLILELLLQVPNAVKLLGIKGVGLVTATTFVGETGDIHRFEDPRQIQKLAGFNLVENSSGKHKGKTTISHRGRKRLRHGLFMTMIAILGKNPEFRELHHRNLTREKNPLNKMQSIVALCGKLIRVFYAILSKGVDYNPEKMMGDIQQSVKTAA; from the coding sequence ATGAAGCGTACACAAAACGAGAAGATTATGCAAATCAGAATTGAAACCTTGGTAGTCGGAATCGACATTGGGAAAGAAACCCACTACGCCAGAGCCTTTGATTACAGAGGGATTGAACTGGGTAAGCTGCTGAAATTCAGCAACACGGCGGAAGGATTTAAACTCCTGGACCGATGGATGCAGGACATTTGCAAGCAGCAAGGAAAGTCGGAAATCATCGCCGGCTTTGAGCCCACTGGACATTACTGGTTTTCATTGGGTGACCATCTCAAGCGCCAAGGCCATAAACTGGCCATAGTCAACCCATTCCATGTCAAACGCACCAAGGAACTGGATGACAACAGCCCCACCAAGAATGACCGCAAGGACCCGAAGACAATCGCCATGCTGGTGAAAGACGGGCGTTACCGGGAGGTGTACATCCCGGACAAGATCTATCAAGAACTACGGGAAGCGGTGGATGAAAGAGAGCGGCTGCAAAAGCAGCTAACTGCTATCCACAACAGGGTTGTTCGCTGGCTGGATATCCGGTTTCCAGAGTTTGACGGTGTATTCAAGAAATGGACAGGAAAAACGGCGCTTCTGACGCTTCGGATATATTCTACACCAGCCAAGGTTTTGGAAGCCGGCGCGGACAAAATACTGGCCACCTGGAGGACAGTTGTAAAGCGCTCTGTGGGCATAAAAAGAGCACAAGCGCTGGTAAAAGCTGCAACCAACAGCATTGGCAGAACCAACGGCCATGTAGCTTCAGAAGCCAGCTTGCAGAACCTGCTTGCTGAGTACGAATTGTACTGTGTACAGCTTGAACGCTTGGAACAACTGATATTGGAACTGTTGCTTCAAGTTCCGAACGCAGTCAAACTCTTGGGCATCAAGGGAGTTGGTTTGGTTACAGCCACAACCTTTGTCGGTGAAACCGGTGATATCCACAGGTTCGAAGACCCACGGCAGATACAAAAGCTGGCCGGCTTCAACCTGGTAGAGAACAGTTCCGGCAAGCACAAAGGAAAGACCACCATCAGTCACCGGGGACGGAAGCGGTTACGACATGGGCTGTTCATGACCATGATCGCCATCCTGGGCAAGAATCCGGAGTTTAGGGAACTGCACCACCGCAACCTGACCAGGGAAAAGAACCCGCTAAACAAGATGCAATCCATTGTTGCCCTCTGTGGAAAACTCATCCGTGTATTCTACGCCATTCTCAGCAAGGGCGTTGATTACAATCCGGAGAAGATGATGGGCGATATTCAACAGTCGGTGAAAACAGCCGCATAA
- a CDS encoding tetratricopeptide repeat protein — translation MNWKLLMSGFLLSGGLLISGCSMLPSPGSTIMAPRQAGAQTQDNDPLKTVVQEFLPAGAKLEEPENPAGAKAIQQQDMNGDSKAELLATYRVGQNPVQLGAVLLQEKQNKWQKVWELNYALACALDHAGFADITGDGRPELLLGWTVDAESLGGVGKHNGVDIFAWQDHDTSSKSWQGDGIREGANIDKFEHWEGILARLSGIGYDKMEVLAPPNQEDAGKQAALALWYHLDSRGEKVYNSDSGTEEHYYPGCTIYRWEKFDSDTGWARAEDLYPGYYKKVVAFYRESVKEMPEDPYYWSSLAHAQLKANLPEDALKSITKGIKSGDPEDSKHWLAVKGEALNKLGRYEEARSTLVKAIQELEQENDSLSMEYFNLGQSYAGLKETDKAKAAYEKSLEIIKEAEKRYNYSGYYSQQPIVQRALEKL, via the coding sequence ATGAACTGGAAACTATTGATGTCAGGGTTTCTATTGTCGGGAGGCCTGTTAATCAGCGGCTGTTCCATGCTGCCGTCGCCGGGGAGTACAATCATGGCCCCCCGGCAGGCCGGAGCGCAGACTCAGGATAACGATCCACTAAAAACCGTAGTGCAGGAGTTTTTACCCGCGGGAGCCAAGTTGGAAGAGCCGGAAAACCCCGCCGGGGCCAAGGCTATCCAACAGCAGGATATGAACGGCGACAGTAAGGCCGAACTGCTGGCCACCTACCGTGTGGGGCAAAACCCCGTCCAATTGGGAGCGGTTCTGTTACAGGAAAAGCAAAACAAGTGGCAAAAAGTCTGGGAACTAAATTATGCGTTGGCATGCGCCCTGGACCATGCCGGCTTTGCCGATATCACCGGAGACGGCCGGCCGGAACTGCTGCTGGGTTGGACAGTGGACGCCGAGAGCCTGGGCGGAGTGGGTAAACATAACGGTGTGGACATCTTCGCCTGGCAGGATCACGATACAAGCAGCAAGAGCTGGCAGGGTGACGGTATAAGAGAGGGCGCGAACATAGACAAGTTTGAACATTGGGAGGGAATCCTGGCCCGTCTCTCCGGCATTGGCTACGATAAAATGGAAGTCCTCGCTCCACCCAACCAGGAGGACGCCGGCAAACAGGCAGCCCTGGCCCTGTGGTACCATCTTGATTCCCGCGGAGAAAAAGTCTATAATTCTGATTCCGGAACAGAGGAACACTATTATCCCGGTTGTACAATATACCGCTGGGAAAAGTTTGATTCGGATACCGGGTGGGCACGCGCCGAGGACCTTTATCCCGGCTATTATAAGAAAGTCGTCGCTTTTTACCGGGAGAGCGTCAAAGAAATGCCCGAAGATCCATATTACTGGTCTTCTCTGGCCCACGCCCAGTTAAAGGCCAATCTACCCGAAGACGCATTGAAGTCTATCACTAAAGGTATAAAATCAGGCGATCCCGAGGACTCAAAACACTGGCTTGCAGTGAAAGGAGAAGCCCTGAACAAGTTGGGTAGATATGAGGAGGCCAGATCAACCTTGGTCAAAGCGATCCAAGAACTGGAGCAGGAAAACGACAGCTTAAGCATGGAGTATTTTAATTTGGGGCAAAGTTATGCGGGCTTAAAGGAGACTGACAAGGCAAAAGCTGCTTACGAAAAATCATTGGAGATCATTAAAGAGGCCGAAAAACGGTATAACTACTCCGGCTATTATTCACAGCAACCTATAGTGCAACGCGCTTTAGAAAAGTTGTAA
- a CDS encoding PaaI family thioesterase: MERKRTIVWDDPQINKRDAVSSISGLDYLRAIRDGKISPPPVAKLIGYRIKEVDHGFAVFELRPGEHHYNPFATVHGGILSTLLDTTMTAAVLTTLPQNITCSTVEVKVNFIKPVSAESKLVRCEARTIHIGRKLATVEGRIKGGNDELYAHGVSTCLIFKVG; encoded by the coding sequence ATGGAAAGAAAGCGGACCATCGTCTGGGATGATCCTCAGATAAACAAAAGGGATGCGGTGTCATCCATTTCTGGATTGGATTATTTGAGGGCCATAAGGGATGGTAAAATCAGCCCGCCACCGGTTGCAAAACTGATCGGGTACCGGATCAAGGAAGTTGACCATGGCTTTGCGGTATTTGAACTTCGTCCTGGAGAGCACCACTATAATCCTTTTGCCACCGTTCATGGGGGAATTCTTTCCACGCTGCTGGATACTACAATGACCGCCGCGGTGCTTACAACGCTTCCACAGAACATAACCTGTTCGACGGTTGAGGTTAAAGTGAATTTTATCAAACCAGTCAGTGCTGAAAGTAAACTGGTGCGCTGTGAGGCCAGGACCATCCATATCGGAAGAAAACTAGCCACTGTTGAAGGACGCATAAAGGGCGGAAATGATGAATTATATGCTCACGGGGTGAGCACTTGCTTGATTTTCAAAGTAGGGTAA
- a CDS encoding response regulator transcription factor — translation MKGRERILVVEDEDSIRKFILINLERNSFQVMEAVSGEAALVKAKTFRPHLVVLDIMLPGMDGFEVCRRLRVEFPGIAVIMLTARGQDMDKVMGLELGADDYVVKPFNPLELAARIRAVLRRMQAIQPEISQIIRQGPFRLDDRAQLIYKNNHKLDLTPREYCLMKIFLENRNLALSRDRLLNMAWGEDFFGDPKTIDVHIRRLREKIEDNPSKPVYIETVWGLGYRWREEGQVAEH, via the coding sequence ATGAAGGGGCGAGAAAGAATTCTCGTGGTGGAGGATGAAGACTCCATCCGCAAGTTTATTCTTATTAACCTGGAGAGAAATTCGTTTCAGGTTATGGAGGCCGTCAGCGGAGAAGCAGCCTTAGTCAAGGCAAAGACATTCCGCCCTCATCTGGTGGTGCTGGATATCATGCTGCCGGGTATGGACGGCTTTGAAGTTTGCCGCCGGCTGCGGGTCGAATTTCCCGGCATAGCGGTGATTATGCTTACAGCCCGGGGACAGGATATGGATAAGGTGATGGGGCTGGAACTGGGAGCGGACGACTATGTGGTGAAACCATTCAACCCTCTGGAATTGGCAGCCAGAATTCGGGCTGTTCTTAGGCGAATGCAAGCAATTCAGCCGGAGATTAGTCAAATTATACGCCAAGGACCCTTCCGACTTGATGACAGAGCCCAGCTAATCTACAAAAATAATCACAAATTGGACCTGACCCCCCGGGAGTATTGCCTGATGAAGATCTTCCTGGAAAACAGAAACCTGGCCTTAAGCCGGGACCGGCTGTTAAATATGGCCTGGGGTGAAGATTTCTTCGGCGACCCCAAAACCATTGACGTGCACATCAGGAGATTGCGAGAAAAAATTGAGGACAACCCTTCCAAGCCGGTTTATATTGAAACCGTTTGGGGGCTTGGTTACCGCTGGCGGGAGGAGGGACAAGTTGCAGAGCATTAA
- a CDS encoding tyrosine-type recombinase/integrase → MTVEPIREKAKIKQLYQYLNGSDPKYALIFKFGINTGLRISDIISIKINDIFNEQLQFREYLTINEKKTAKEKKIKLNETLRKCLHNYVKTQHLALEDYLFQSQKGGYLGRIQVYRVLKEAATVIGIENFGTHSLRKTWGYWTYKLSKYNIGLIMDTFNHSSAKITLRYIGITQDQKDELYSIVQL, encoded by the coding sequence ATGACCGTTGAACCGATAAGAGAAAAAGCCAAGATTAAGCAACTTTATCAATACTTGAATGGAAGTGATCCTAAATATGCGTTAATTTTTAAATTTGGAATTAATACAGGCTTGAGAATTAGCGATATTATATCTATTAAAATAAATGATATTTTTAATGAACAGTTGCAATTTAGAGAATATCTCACCATAAACGAAAAGAAGACGGCAAAAGAAAAGAAAATTAAATTAAATGAAACCTTGCGCAAATGTCTTCATAATTATGTTAAAACTCAGCATCTTGCCTTAGAAGACTACCTTTTTCAAAGTCAAAAGGGCGGTTATTTAGGAAGAATTCAGGTTTACAGAGTGCTGAAGGAAGCTGCAACTGTAATAGGCATTGAAAACTTTGGCACTCACAGTTTAAGAAAAACTTGGGGCTATTGGACTTATAAATTATCTAAATACAATATAGGGCTTATTATGGATACTTTTAATCACAGCTCAGCCAAAATTACGCTCCGTTATATTGGTATTACCCAAGATCAGAAAGATGAACTGTATTCTATTGTCCAACTATAA
- a CDS encoding aminotransferase class I/II-fold pyridoxal phosphate-dependent enzyme produces the protein MKFMVNELKELYRKNLFRQTQRLDGPQSPRTVIEGKECILLSSNNYLGLTEHPEVKETAKKAVESWGSGAGGSRLTTGNYALHEELEQEIAQFK, from the coding sequence ATGAAGTTTATGGTAAATGAGCTAAAAGAACTTTATCGCAAAAACCTTTTTCGGCAGACGCAACGCCTTGACGGACCCCAGTCTCCCAGGACAGTAATAGAAGGAAAAGAGTGCATCCTTCTATCATCCAACAATTACTTAGGACTGACCGAGCACCCGGAGGTTAAAGAGACCGCGAAGAAAGCCGTTGAGAGCTGGGGCTCAGGGGCTGGCGGGTCGCGGCTGACCACTGGCAATTACGCCCTGCATGAGGAACTGGAGCAGGAAATAGCTCAATTTAAATAG
- a CDS encoding PEP-utilizing enzyme: MTHGAVIAREYGLPAVAGVGNATKLIKDGQRIRVNGTEGYITYITAGRTT; this comes from the coding sequence ATGACCCATGGAGCGGTTATCGCACGTGAATATGGCTTACCGGCAGTTGCCGGGGTGGGAAATGCCACCAAACTGATCAAAGATGGACAACGAATTCGGGTAAATGGAACCGAAGGGTATATTACCTATATTACCGCCGGTCGAACAACCTGA
- a CDS encoding CopG family antitoxin — MSRKNKIPDFKTIEEAREFWDTHSLADFTDEVEVANDVQFTKRNNLLIPLDLEKEDLKRLRIIAGQKGLRLNDLVTRWIKEQLRSI, encoded by the coding sequence ATGAGTCGGAAAAATAAAATCCCCGATTTCAAAACAATTGAAGAGGCAAGAGAATTTTGGGATACACATTCCCTTGCCGACTTTACTGATGAAGTTGAAGTAGCCAATGATGTTCAGTTTACCAAGCGAAATAACCTGTTAATTCCCCTCGACCTGGAAAAAGAAGACCTGAAACGTCTGCGTATAATCGCCGGCCAAAAGGGATTAAGGCTAAATGACTTAGTCACCCGCTGGATTAAAGAGCAACTTCGCAGTATTTAA
- the bioF gene encoding 8-amino-7-oxononanoate synthase has product MKFLVHELKELYRQNLFRQTQRLDGPQSPRTVIEGKECILLSSNNYLGLTEHPEVKETAKKAVESWGSGAGGSRLTTGNYALHEELEQEIAQFKKSAGAVLFGSGYAANLGIIQALAGRGDAIISDALNHASIIDGARLSRAEVKVYRHRDTGHLEEILAKSRDNRRRLIITDGVFSMDGDLAPLPEMVALAERYSAMLMVDDAHGTGVFGRRGAGIVEHYGLEDKIQVQMGTLSKALGSIGAYVTGTPELIDYLKNKARSFIFSTALPPAAVGAALAALRIVQRETEIRHKLWRNARYLRAKLIELGYNIPTYESPIIPIFIGDDEKTMRLALALRDGGVFAPGIRPPTVPRGTSRIRVTVMAVHTLEDLDQALLVFNRAGRQLNII; this is encoded by the coding sequence ATGAAATTTCTGGTGCATGAGCTAAAAGAACTTTATCGCCAAAACCTTTTTCGGCAGACGCAACGCCTTGACGGACCCCAGTCTCCCAGGACAGTAATAGAAGGAAAAGAGTGCATCCTTCTATCATCCAACAATTACTTAGGACTGACCGAGCACCCGGAGGTTAAAGAGACCGCGAAGAAAGCCGTTGAGAGTTGGGGCTCAGGGGCTGGCGGGTCGCGGCTGACCACTGGCAATTACGCCCTGCATGAGGAACTGGAGCAGGAAATAGCTCAATTTAAGAAATCTGCCGGAGCGGTATTATTTGGTTCAGGTTATGCTGCAAACCTGGGGATAATCCAGGCGTTGGCAGGCAGGGGCGATGCTATCATTAGCGACGCGTTGAACCACGCCAGCATTATTGACGGCGCTCGGCTGAGCCGGGCCGAGGTAAAAGTTTACCGCCACAGGGACACCGGACACCTGGAAGAAATACTCGCGAAGTCCCGGGACAACAGACGACGCCTAATTATCACTGACGGAGTATTCAGCATGGACGGCGACCTTGCACCGTTGCCGGAAATGGTGGCCCTGGCGGAACGCTACAGCGCCATGTTAATGGTGGATGACGCCCACGGCACTGGAGTTTTCGGACGGCGAGGCGCGGGAATCGTTGAACATTATGGGCTTGAGGACAAGATCCAGGTTCAGATGGGGACTCTCAGCAAAGCACTGGGCAGCATCGGGGCTTACGTGACCGGCACCCCGGAACTGATAGATTATCTTAAAAATAAGGCCAGAAGCTTTATTTTTTCCACCGCTCTACCGCCGGCAGCGGTGGGAGCCGCCCTGGCCGCCTTGAGAATTGTACAGCGGGAGACTGAAATCAGGCATAAGCTATGGAGAAACGCCCGGTATCTCCGGGCTAAATTAATTGAACTGGGGTATAACATACCCACTTATGAATCTCCAATTATACCTATCTTCATTGGGGATGATGAGAAAACCATGCGCCTTGCCCTGGCACTGCGGGACGGGGGAGTATTCGCCCCGGGTATCCGGCCGCCTACAGTACCGCGGGGCACGAGCAGGATCAGGGTGACTGTTATGGCCGTCCATACGCTGGAAGATCTGGATCAGGCGCTCCTGGTCTTTAACCGGGCAGGCAGGCAACTAAATATTATTTAG
- the bioA gene encoding adenosylmethionine--8-amino-7-oxononanoate transaminase, giving the protein MNLVERDLQYIWHPCSQMKDYEELKPIIIDHGKGVYLYDKDGKEYIDIVSSWWCNLLGHCNPKINEFIKIQLDKLEHVIFANFSHEPAITLCEQLMGIIPKGLSKFNFSDNGSAAVECALKMSFQYQYQTGHMQKTKFMCLSEGYHGETIGALSVGSMDLYAKIYKPMLMDTIRIEAPDCYRCSYDKSRDNCNCECFEHAEKAFAEYGEETCAMIVEPLLQGSAGMRIYPPLYLKKLRALCNQYGVLLIADEIATGFGRTGKMFAFDHAGISPDIMCISKGLTGGYMPMAITITTDEIYDAFYADYSAGKAFMHSHTYSGNPLGCSAALAVQKILREDNIIETAVTRAKHLTNQLKQTLLDHPNVGEIRHIGLINAIELVADKHTKTGFDNNLRMGYQIYKKALANGLILRPLGNVLYFNPPLIINEEEIDKAVDICASSISMIIDR; this is encoded by the coding sequence ATGAATCTAGTTGAAAGGGACTTGCAATATATCTGGCATCCTTGCTCCCAGATGAAAGATTATGAGGAACTAAAACCAATTATCATCGACCACGGTAAGGGTGTTTATTTATATGACAAAGACGGCAAGGAATATATTGACATTGTTAGCTCATGGTGGTGTAATCTGCTGGGACACTGTAACCCAAAGATCAATGAATTCATCAAAATTCAGTTAGATAAGCTGGAACACGTGATTTTTGCCAACTTTTCCCACGAACCGGCAATCACTCTGTGTGAACAGCTTATGGGCATTATTCCAAAGGGACTTTCCAAGTTCAACTTTTCGGACAATGGCTCTGCGGCCGTGGAATGCGCGCTGAAGATGAGTTTTCAGTATCAATACCAAACGGGTCATATGCAAAAGACAAAATTTATGTGTTTGTCCGAGGGCTATCACGGCGAAACCATTGGGGCCTTGTCGGTAGGCAGCATGGATTTGTATGCAAAAATATACAAACCTATGCTGATGGATACTATCCGCATAGAGGCCCCGGACTGTTATCGCTGCTCTTATGATAAATCCCGGGACAATTGCAATTGTGAATGCTTTGAACACGCTGAAAAGGCATTTGCTGAATATGGAGAAGAAACTTGTGCTATGATTGTTGAGCCGCTTTTGCAAGGTAGTGCCGGTATGCGAATTTATCCGCCGCTGTACCTTAAAAAGCTTCGGGCACTTTGCAATCAATATGGTGTTTTGCTGATAGCGGATGAAATTGCGACGGGATTTGGCAGAACAGGTAAAATGTTTGCTTTTGACCATGCCGGTATTAGTCCTGATATTATGTGTATTTCGAAGGGGCTTACCGGCGGCTATATGCCAATGGCGATCACAATCACAACTGATGAAATATACGATGCGTTTTATGCGGATTACTCTGCAGGTAAAGCTTTTATGCACAGCCATACATATAGTGGCAATCCCCTTGGTTGTTCAGCCGCGCTCGCCGTTCAGAAAATTCTCCGCGAAGATAATATTATTGAAACGGCAGTAACTCGTGCTAAGCATTTAACTAATCAGTTAAAACAAACACTGCTTGACCATCCGAACGTGGGTGAAATTCGCCACATAGGCCTCATTAATGCTATAGAATTGGTTGCCGACAAGCATACCAAAACAGGCTTTGATAACAACCTTAGAATGGGATATCAAATTTACAAAAAGGCACTCGCAAACGGTTTGATTTTAAGACCGCTTGGTAACGTGTTATATTTTAATCCTCCGCTTATCATAAACGAAGAGGAAATTGACAAAGCAGTGGATATTTGTGCCAGCTCTATTTCGATGATTATCGATAGATAG
- a CDS encoding HD domain-containing phosphohydrolase, producing MSGYFTKNDVYDKNGVLLLSKGQKMTDETITRLRRHGDYKQEELVDFNSRQSVILTPVAKELGVRMNIRDDRLLEQPNKILSTIIFESKTKPWWIYVNALSNYVDWLYTHSIDVAMISLMMAVELGYSGEELFNIGLSALLHDVGKLLVPKSIIQKPGNLTGMETSCIRQHCELGMSSLEGFDFPKEYADIIMQHHERLDGSGYPKGLKGEEICHNARIVMIADVVDAITSFRPYRQPRNMDAAIRELRNGKEKYPQELIYLLEKILE from the coding sequence ATGTCTGGATATTTTACAAAGAATGATGTCTATGATAAAAATGGGGTATTGCTACTAAGTAAAGGTCAAAAAATGACGGATGAAACTATTACAAGGCTAAGAAGACATGGAGACTATAAACAGGAAGAGCTGGTTGATTTTAATAGCAGGCAAAGTGTCATTCTTACTCCGGTAGCCAAGGAATTAGGAGTGAGAATGAACATCCGAGATGATCGCCTTCTGGAGCAGCCTAATAAGATATTAAGTACTATAATATTTGAGTCTAAAACTAAGCCCTGGTGGATTTATGTCAACGCTTTGAGTAATTACGTGGACTGGCTATATACACATTCGATTGATGTTGCCATGATTTCGTTGATGATGGCTGTGGAGTTGGGATACAGCGGTGAAGAACTTTTTAATATAGGGTTGAGTGCACTATTGCATGATGTAGGCAAGCTGCTAGTGCCAAAATCTATCATACAAAAACCTGGAAATTTAACCGGTATGGAAACTTCATGTATCAGACAGCATTGCGAGTTGGGTATGAGTTCTCTTGAAGGATTTGATTTCCCAAAGGAATATGCGGATATTATTATGCAACATCATGAGCGACTCGACGGAAGTGGATATCCAAAAGGCCTAAAGGGAGAAGAAATATGCCACAACGCCAGAATTGTAATGATTGCCGATGTTGTTGATGCAATAACATCCTTTCGGCCTTATAGGCAGCCACGGAATATGGACGCTGCGATAAGAGAACTAAGAAATGGCAAAGAAAAATATCCTCAAGAGTTAATTTATTTGTTGGAAAAAATATTGGAATAA
- a CDS encoding DNA alkylation repair protein, with the protein MSSTEEEIRRRLFELRDMKYKEFACKLMPTVNPETVIGVRTPDLRKLAREFSKTPAASEFLKILPHAYYEENNLHGFLIETIRDYDAAVAAVDEFLPYIDNWATCDLISPKIFKKHLPKLYERIKVWLISGRTYTVRFGIGMLMSFYLDDGFRPEMPELVACIRSEEYYVNMMIAWYFATALAKQYEAALPYIQEQRLEKWTHNKTIQKAIESYRIGDEAKAYLRTLKVK; encoded by the coding sequence ATGAGCAGTACAGAAGAAGAGATCCGGCGCCGGCTATTCGAGCTGCGGGATATGAAATACAAAGAGTTTGCGTGCAAACTTATGCCGACGGTGAATCCGGAAACCGTGATCGGCGTTCGTACGCCGGATCTGCGGAAGCTCGCCCGGGAGTTTTCTAAAACCCCGGCGGCTTCGGAGTTTCTCAAAATCCTGCCGCACGCATATTACGAAGAAAATAACCTGCACGGCTTCTTGATTGAAACGATCAGGGATTATGATGCCGCTGTTGCCGCCGTTGACGAATTCCTGCCCTATATAGATAACTGGGCGACCTGTGACCTGATTTCACCGAAGATATTTAAAAAGCACCTGCCCAAGCTCTATGAAAGAATCAAAGTCTGGCTGATATCCGGCCGGACCTATACGGTGCGCTTCGGGATTGGAATGCTGATGAGCTTTTATCTTGATGACGGTTTCCGGCCGGAGATGCCTGAGCTTGTGGCGTGTATACGGTCGGAAGAATATTATGTAAACATGATGATCGCCTGGTATTTTGCAACGGCATTGGCCAAACAGTACGAAGCGGCTTTGCCGTACATTCAGGAACAGCGTTTGGAGAAGTGGACGCACAACAAAACTATCCAGAAAGCGATTGAGAGCTATCGGATCGGTGACGAAGCAAAGGCGTATTTGCGGACGCTGAAAGTAAAATAA
- the bioD gene encoding dethiobiotin synthase yields the protein MSKGLFVTATGTDVGKTFVTALIVKKLRDAGYSAGYYKAVLSGAEKKENGLYAGDADYVSRVARIDEDMKNLVAYVYENAVSPHLAAQIEGNPVEMHVVKAAYEKAASQYDYLTMEGSGGIMCPIRYDSTSQIFLEDVIKELNLTTILVADAGLGTINSVVLSVEYMNHRNIPVKGIIFNHFHGGNVIELDNKKMVEEITGIPVIALVRENDAEINIDADILAALYE from the coding sequence ATGAGTAAAGGTCTTTTTGTCACAGCAACCGGTACGGATGTGGGCAAGACATTTGTGACTGCACTTATCGTTAAAAAACTGCGTGATGCAGGATACAGCGCGGGTTATTATAAGGCTGTACTAAGCGGGGCGGAGAAAAAGGAAAATGGACTTTATGCCGGTGATGCCGATTACGTAAGCCGGGTCGCGCGCATTGACGAGGACATGAAAAACCTTGTTGCTTATGTCTACGAAAATGCCGTTTCCCCGCACCTGGCAGCCCAAATTGAGGGAAATCCCGTGGAGATGCATGTTGTAAAAGCAGCATATGAAAAAGCGGCATCCCAATACGACTATTTGACAATGGAAGGCAGCGGGGGTATTATGTGCCCTATTCGTTACGACAGTACGTCACAAATTTTTCTTGAAGATGTTATCAAAGAGTTAAACCTAACCACTATCCTTGTTGCCGATGCAGGACTTGGCACGATCAATTCTGTTGTACTTTCAGTGGAATATATGAACCACCGCAATATCCCAGTGAAAGGGATTATCTTCAACCATTTTCACGGAGGTAACGTGATTGAATTAGACAACAAGAAAATGGTTGAGGAGATTACGGGGATCCCTGTGATTGCCTTGGTGAGAGAAAACGATGCGGAAATAAATATTGATGCGGACATTCTTGCCGCATTATATGAATAG